The following are encoded in a window of Labrus bergylta chromosome 16, fLabBer1.1, whole genome shotgun sequence genomic DNA:
- the LOC136183017 gene encoding zinc finger BED domain-containing protein 4-like isoform X1 gives MEETSTKDEGLPLVDKLIINFICDGLHPFSLVEQSAFKKLLLTLNPQYKVISIHTLQAGMEVAAKKMKEKLRSHLSEVSYVATTTDCWTAHQQSFIGVTAHWIDEKTLERRSAALACQKLTGSLAFHVLARALDKIHNQYRIRTKVVRTTTDGGLNFIKAFKKFGKQSQSWDSNNGLEYQLPPHQECACHLLNLVTTKDANAEEMDYISRAAFKKCQAMWNKSGRSCNAAEIFKEKCERKLIRPKKTQWNSTYMAVERIIEIIRERGEDAIGDVCKEIDVKMLSSVDIAFLTEYCTVMKPLVKALNILQSEKKTHLGSLLPAIFKLIAELEKQKESSKMCQPLINAIQTGVQKRFGEMMKNPELIAAAILLPEFKTTWIESPGGLKKAGLDYVRQHLGQTAEAEVQLNKYLASDSKTMDLLNSFPQIKKLSLKLNTGLPASAACERLFSTAALLFTAKRASMNSTHFENQLLLARNKEFRQ, from the exons ATGG AGGAAACATCCACCAAAGATGAAGGGCTTCCGTTGGTTGACAAGCTCATTATAAACTTCATTTGTGATGGTCTTCATCCATTTTCTTTGGTTGAACAATCTGCTTTCAAAAAACTTTTATTGACACTGAATCCCCAATATAAGGTCATTTCCATACACACTCTCCAGGCCGGAATGGAGGTTGCTGCCAAAAAGATGAAGGAGAAGTTGAGGTCGCATCTCAGTGAAGTCAGCTATGTTGCCACCACCACAGATTGTTGGACAGCACACCAGCAAAGTTTCATAGGTGTCACAGCGCATTGGATAGATGAAAAAACCTTGGAGAGGAGATCCGCTGCACTTGCTTGCCAGAAGTTGACAGGGTCCCTAGCCTTTCATGTCCTAGCACGTGCCCTTGATAAAATTCACAATCAATACAGAATAAGGACGAAAGTGGTAAGAACCACAACGGACGGTGGCCTAAACTTTATTAAAGCATTTAAGAAATTTGGTAAGCAAAGCCAGTCCTGGGATTCTAATAATGGTCTTGAGTACCAGCTTCCTCCACACCAAGAGTGTGCATGCCACCTGTTAAACTTAGTCACCACAAAAGATGCCAATGCAGAAGAGATGGATTACATATCACGCGCAGCCTTTAAAAAATGCCAAGCAATGTGGAACAAGTCAGGTCGGTCATGCAACGCAGCAGaaatttttaaagaaaaatgcgAGCGCAAGCTCATCCGGCCCAAGAAAACTCAGTGGAACTCAACATACATGGCTGTAGAGAGAATCATTGAGATCATacgagagaggggggaggacgCTATCGGGGATGTCTGTAAAGAAATCGATGTGAAAAT GTTGAGTTCAGTTGACATTGCTTTCCTGACTGAGTACTGCACTGTGATGAAGCCTTTGGTGAAGGCTTTAAACATTCTTcaatctgagaaaaaaacacacttggGGTCGCTTCTGCCAGCGATCTTCAAGCTAATAGCAGAACTCGAAAAACAGAAGGAATCCTCCAAGATGTGTCAGCCCCTCATCAATGCCATTCAGACTGGTGTCCAAAAGCGCTTTGGTGAGATGATGAAAAACCCTGAACTGATTGCTGCAGCAATCCTTCTGCCAGAGTTCAAGACCACCTGGATTGAGAGTCCAGGTGGACTGAAAAAAG CAGGTCTGGACTATGTGAGACAACACCTTGGCCAGACGGCAGAGGCTGAGGTGCAGCTGAATAAGTACCTAGCCAGTGACTCAAAGACTATGGATCTGCTGAACTCATttccacaaatcaaaaaacttTCTCTCAAGCTCAACACTGGATTGCCTGCCTCAGCCGCCTGTGAGCGTCTCTTCAGCACTGCTGCGCTCCTGTTCACTGCAAAGCGAGCAAGCATGAACTCTACTCACTTTGAAAACCAGCTTCTGCTCGCACGAAACAAGGAGTTTAGACAGTAA
- the LOC136183017 gene encoding zinc finger BED domain-containing protein 4-like isoform X2 — protein MEETSTKDEGLPLVDKLIINFICDGLHPFSLVEQSAFKKLLLTLNPQYKVISIHTLQAGMEVAAKKMKEKLRSHLSEVSYVATTTDCWTAHQQSFIGVTAHWIDEKTLERRSAALACQKLTGSLAFHVLARALDKIHNQYRIRTKVVRTTTDGGLNFIKAFKKFGKQSQSWDSNNGLEYQLPPHQECACHLLNLVTTKDANAEEMDYISRAAFKKCQAMWNKSGRSCNAAEIFKEKCERKLIRPKKTQWNSTYMAVERIIEIIRERGEDAIGDVCKEIDVKMLSSVDIAFLTEYCTVMKPLVKALNILQSEKKTHLGSLLPAIFKLIAELEKQKESSKMCQPLINAIQTGVQKRFGEMMKNPELIAAAILLPEFKTTWIESPGGLKKGLDYVRQHLGQTAEAEVQLNKYLASDSKTMDLLNSFPQIKKLSLKLNTGLPASAACERLFSTAALLFTAKRASMNSTHFENQLLLARNKEFRQ, from the exons ATGG AGGAAACATCCACCAAAGATGAAGGGCTTCCGTTGGTTGACAAGCTCATTATAAACTTCATTTGTGATGGTCTTCATCCATTTTCTTTGGTTGAACAATCTGCTTTCAAAAAACTTTTATTGACACTGAATCCCCAATATAAGGTCATTTCCATACACACTCTCCAGGCCGGAATGGAGGTTGCTGCCAAAAAGATGAAGGAGAAGTTGAGGTCGCATCTCAGTGAAGTCAGCTATGTTGCCACCACCACAGATTGTTGGACAGCACACCAGCAAAGTTTCATAGGTGTCACAGCGCATTGGATAGATGAAAAAACCTTGGAGAGGAGATCCGCTGCACTTGCTTGCCAGAAGTTGACAGGGTCCCTAGCCTTTCATGTCCTAGCACGTGCCCTTGATAAAATTCACAATCAATACAGAATAAGGACGAAAGTGGTAAGAACCACAACGGACGGTGGCCTAAACTTTATTAAAGCATTTAAGAAATTTGGTAAGCAAAGCCAGTCCTGGGATTCTAATAATGGTCTTGAGTACCAGCTTCCTCCACACCAAGAGTGTGCATGCCACCTGTTAAACTTAGTCACCACAAAAGATGCCAATGCAGAAGAGATGGATTACATATCACGCGCAGCCTTTAAAAAATGCCAAGCAATGTGGAACAAGTCAGGTCGGTCATGCAACGCAGCAGaaatttttaaagaaaaatgcgAGCGCAAGCTCATCCGGCCCAAGAAAACTCAGTGGAACTCAACATACATGGCTGTAGAGAGAATCATTGAGATCATacgagagaggggggaggacgCTATCGGGGATGTCTGTAAAGAAATCGATGTGAAAAT GTTGAGTTCAGTTGACATTGCTTTCCTGACTGAGTACTGCACTGTGATGAAGCCTTTGGTGAAGGCTTTAAACATTCTTcaatctgagaaaaaaacacacttggGGTCGCTTCTGCCAGCGATCTTCAAGCTAATAGCAGAACTCGAAAAACAGAAGGAATCCTCCAAGATGTGTCAGCCCCTCATCAATGCCATTCAGACTGGTGTCCAAAAGCGCTTTGGTGAGATGATGAAAAACCCTGAACTGATTGCTGCAGCAATCCTTCTGCCAGAGTTCAAGACCACCTGGATTGAGAGTCCAGGTGGACTGAAAAAAG GTCTGGACTATGTGAGACAACACCTTGGCCAGACGGCAGAGGCTGAGGTGCAGCTGAATAAGTACCTAGCCAGTGACTCAAAGACTATGGATCTGCTGAACTCATttccacaaatcaaaaaacttTCTCTCAAGCTCAACACTGGATTGCCTGCCTCAGCCGCCTGTGAGCGTCTCTTCAGCACTGCTGCGCTCCTGTTCACTGCAAAGCGAGCAAGCATGAACTCTACTCACTTTGAAAACCAGCTTCTGCTCGCACGAAACAAGGAGTTTAGACAGTAA
- the LOC109985853 gene encoding sterile alpha motif domain-containing protein 9-like → MADKLDPSPEVWTESQVSTWLKSIGVKEQYIEKLYEEEVNGQILLTLNEEFLKAKICMKSGPAHLIIQKRDELINSKQREVKQERKKPNSGKKTELELKSVPCVPTASGDPPAQTHESVEDVLKERQTSNSKEDCRPRPFDQEGIDFMYVKHRVLQPESGAFNLTSPCHEFKSFAIAAALDRTRLQAKFAKEVLKFATGCMNIRSNGTIHFGVMDSKEDAGYVHGEITGIPVKERDIFVDSLDYIERSVCSDKEHVRQCVRPPRFIEVMDRESTEKKYVVEVDIVPSISIVKSKVYAVRLPNFKEATNKVEFEKEAILRRLGSKTEPVSDKDLSDFYQRVKDRDAQREEAEKMKFLSAPENCQDLGRKLTMLMTSGKKFMEKDKWFILITNRFPSDDLRSIDWLLKMKIFCVFEFDPDSEVSGLCSRYLQHHAANMHSLQSYRIPGDMNIKEFTSQLHLFDQTSWIFCNGRTDYKGNETLCDEMTWIETKGTFLRESVSLICKQLLPKGTFQVIFLITSPVEKPFLHTFYEFFPEMGGHEDIICICPSQDNFQKWQSFAEGSCRTETVTNSSVVGMKMSHINATLQQVQPFNSCARKHLPVFVKGTCLLETHEEEQMYSLEILTVDHCDETSEDFINVEKENIERQFYHGGRVNWLNFWLAEHKYVGEVIERDAYQEVTKLLREAFKRNTDETPVVSINIYHHPGSGGSTVARQVLWNNRKDLRCAVVKPSYSASVVAQHAVELREYEEKDPHKCLTVLLLIEDSDKEYLDDLRNELEVAVNTKRIQYGTPCFILLSCRRSYDPERKCKESPLQNVSVTHKLSNQERRKFSGKREALEERYEPEFILTFVLMSQEFNVDYVQHFVEHLLQGIDRQSVVTRLILYVALLNTYVQNSFISQSHCEALLEYLSFLRALFIRRSRISKGDKYDSFFSPLIEHVCEKEKSPAKAIELLTEAFERFNKDPFFAQQLARLHYTYEKFEEAKRWAETAAKQRPNNSYILDTKGQVYRKWFQAKCKTIDNDNVPKTAQNTADAMGTALKALECFQECEKAAEADMENVNHSGFFAEVEVGCSLLKLISSLEVFAYKTNGHSECMKYLLTDYIPEEVKDAWEPFHGPLKKLHKTMQAALEWISEDLSYFQTDIGADDEDNPESPEEKISQPLAWLAKKSSEYGKYFSEAHTNALKGQSIPANLTPFQKRMIIYHLGGGNVTSILSKLTDQRNAVCLLESILSLYPSNPLKAKFGQRDIVNYIMAHISLNCLSPDTKKVTLKNLQALCGQFPSDKRRCLPSALFLLTLLFWPEDHDMDMERETKYEIVQSAVEHLEKDYWIKMKDIPQRKRRLYTHFFLGSANGLDKFVHKKKFESVTKVFSVSEKRMKWFRGEAWKKPEIAMMLKRVSGWTEDGVVYLDGPRKKRFNILPLHVPSVPHSNENITFYLGFTYRGPVACNILVKK, encoded by the exons aTGG CTGACAAACTTGACCCATCACCCGAGGTTTGGACCGAATCTCAAGTCAGCACCTGGCTGAAATCAATTGGAGTGAAGGAGCAGTACATAGAAAAGCTTTATGAGGAAGAAGTAAACGGACAAATCCTTCTTACATTAAATGAGGAGTTTTTAAAGGCTAAGATTTGCATGAAATCAGGACCTGCTCATTTGATCATTCAAAAGAGAGATGAGCTCATCAACTCAAAGCAACGAGAGGTTAAGCAAGAGAGGAAAAAGCCCAACAGTGGTAAAAAAACTGAGTTGGAATTGAAATCAGTTCCGTGTGTTCCTACAGCAAGTGGAGACCCTCCTGCACAGACTCATGAGAGTGTTGAAGATGTcttaaaagagagacagacttCAAATTCAAAGGAAGATTGCAGACCTCGACCATTTGATCAAGAAGGGATTGATTTCATGTATGTAAAGCACAGAGTCCTGCAACCAGAATCAGGTGCTTTTAATCTGACATCTCCATGCCATGAATTTAAGTCATTTGCCATAGCTGCTGCATTGGATCGCACAAGACTCCAAGCTAAGTTTGCAAAAGAGGTCCTTAAATTTGCCACTGGCTGCATGAACATTAGATCAAATGGTACAATACACTTTGGTGTGATGGACAGCAAGGAGGATGCAGGTTATGTGCATGGTGAGATAACTGGTATCcctgtgaaagagagagatattTTTGTAGATTCTTTGGACTACATTGAAAGAAGTGTCTGTTCTGACAAGGAGCATGTACGCCAGTGTGTGCGGCCTCCAAGGTTCATTGAAGTTATGGACAGGGAAAGTACAGAAAAGAAGTATGTGGTAGAGGTTGACATTGTGCCTTCTATTAGTATTGTTAAAAGCAAGGTGTATGCAGTTCGTCTACCGAACTTCAAAGAGGCAACTAACAAAGTGGAGTTTGAAAAAGAAGCCATCCTGCGGAGGTTGGGTTCAAAAACGGAGCCAGTGAGTGACAAAGACCTAAGTGATTTCTACCAGAGAGTCAAAGATCGGGATGCACAAAGGGAAGAAGCAGAGAAAATGAAGTTCCTTAGTGCCCCAGAAAACTGCCAAGACTTAGGACGGAAACTAACAATGCTGATGACAAGTGGGAAGAAGTTCATGGAAAAAGATAAATGGTTCATACTCATCACAAATAGATTCCCATCTGACGACCTTCGCAGCATTGACTGGCTgctcaaaatgaaaatattctgtgtttttgagTTTGACCCAGACTCAGAGGTATCTGGTCTTTGCAGTAGATACCTTCAGCATCACGCTGCAAACATGCATTCTCTGCAGAGTTACAGGATACCAGGCGACATGAACATCAAAGAATTCACAAGCCAGTTGCATCTGTTTGACCAAACAAGCTGGATCTTTTGTAATGGCCGAACTGATTACAAAGGAAATGAAACTCTGTGTGATGAAATGACTTGGATTGAGACAAAAGGGACTTTTCTGCGAGAGTCTGTGTCTTTGATCTGTAAACAACTCTTGCCAAAAGGAACCTTCCAGGTCATTTTTCTTATCACATCCCCAGTTGAGAAACCATTCTTGCACACCTTTTATGAGTTTTTCCCTGAGATGGGAGGCCATGAAGACATCATCTGCATCTGTCCATCCCAGGATAACTTTCAGAAGTGGCAAAGCTTTGCAGAGGGGTCATGTCGAACAGAAACTGTGACAAATTCCAGTGTTGTTGGGATGAAAATGAGTCACATTAATGCAACTCTGCAGCAAGTACAACCCTTTAATTCATGTGCCAGGAAACACTTGCCAGTGTTTGTGAAAGGGACTTGTCTTCttgaaacacatgaagaagaacagATGTATTCACTGGAAATTCTGACAGTGGATCATTGTGATGAAACAAGCGAAGACTTCATCAAtgtggagaaagaaaacattgaacGCCAGTTCTACCATGGTGGGAGAGTGAACTGGTTGAATTTTTGGCTTGCTGAGCACAAGTATGTTGGAGAGGTAATTGAAAGAGATGCTTATCAAGAAGTTACCAAACTTCTCCGTGAAGCTTTTAAAAGGAACACAGATGAAACTCCAGTGGTTAGTATTAACATCTACCATCATCCAGGAAGTGGTGGAAGCACTGTGGCAAGACAAGTGCTGTGGAATAACAGGAAAGATCTGAGGTGTGCAGTTGTGAAGCCCTCATACTCCGCTTCTGTTGTTGCACAACATGCAGTTGAACTAAGAGAGTATGAAGAAAAAGATCCACACAAGTGTCTTACTGTACTGCTTCTCATTGAAGACTCAGACAAAGAATACCTTGATGATCTCAGAAATGAGCTGGAAGTTGCCGTTAACACCAAAAGAATCCAGTATGGAACTCCATGCTTCATTTTGTTGAGCTGTAGAAGGTCCTATGATCCAGAGAGGAAATGCAAGGAGTCTCCATTACAGAATGTGTCCGTCACTCACAAGCTGTCTAACCAAGAGAGGAGAAAGTTTTCTGGAAAACGAGAGGCACTTGAAGAACGATATGAACCCGAATTCATTCTGACTTTTGTTCTGATGAGTCAAGAATTCAATGTTGACTATGTTCAACATTTTGTGGAACATTTGCTTCAAGGCATTGACCGCCAATCTGTTGTCACTCGCCTCATCCTCTATGTGGCACTGTTGAACACGTATGTTCAAAACTCTTTCATCTCCCAGTCTCATTGTGAAGCCCTGCTCGAATATTTGTCATTCCTGAGAGCACTTTTCATAAGGAGATCAAGAATAAGCAAAGGAGACAAATATGACagctttttctctcctcttatTGAGCACGTGTGTGAAAAGGAGAAAAGCCCAGCCAAAGCAATTGAGTTGCTCACTGAGGCATTTGAGCGTTTCAATAAAGATCCATTTTTTGCACAACAACTTGCTCGTCTTCATTATACTTATGAAAAGTTTGAAGAGGCAAAACGCTGGGCAGAGACAGCAGCTAAACAGCGGCCGAACAACTCCTACATACTCGACACAAAGGGGCAGGTGTACAGGAAATGGTTCCAAGCTAAATGCAAAACCATTGACAATGACAATGTACCAAAGACAGCCCAAAATACAGCAGATGCTATGGGGACTGCACTGAAAGCTCTAGAGTGTTTTCAAGAGTGTGAGAAAGCCGCTGAAGCAGACATGGAAAATGTGAATCATTCAGGATTTTTTGCTGAAGTTGAAGTTGGATGCAGTCTTCTTAAACTCATCTCTTCATTGGAGGTGTTTGCATACAAAACCAATGGTCATTCAGAGTGTATGAAGTACCTGTTGACAGATTACATTCCAGAGGAAGTTAAAGATGCCTGGGAGCCATTTCATGGCCCTTTGAAAAAACTTCACAAAACAATGCAAGCTGCTTTGGAGTGGATTTCAGAAGACCTGAGTTACTTTCAGACAGACATTGGTGCAGATGACGAGGACAACCCTGAAAGTCCCGAAGAGAAGATTAGCCAACCACTCGCATGGCTGGCAAAAAAATCTTCAGAGTATGGGAAGTACTTCAGTGAAGCCCACACTAATGCACTTAAGGGGCAATCAATCCCAGCCAATCTAACGCCATTCCAAAAACGCATGATCATCTACCATCTTGGCGGAGGTAATGTAACGTCAATCCTCTCCAAGTTAACAGATCAGAGGAATGCAGTATGCCTTTTAGAGAGCATCCTTTCTCTCTATCCCAGCAATCCATTAAAGGCAAAGTTTGGTCAAAGGGATATTGTCAATTACATCATGGCCCACATTTCACTGAACTGCCTGTCTCCAGATACTAAAAAGGTCACTCTGAAAAATCTGCAGGCACTATGTGGTCAGTTCCCATCTGATAAACGAAGATGCCTACCAAGTGCCCTGTTCCTGCTCACCTTGCTGTTCTGGCCAGAGGATCATGACatggacatggagagagaaaccAAATATGAAATTGTACAATCAGCAGTTGAACACCTGGAAAAAGACTACTGGATCAAGATGAAGGACATTCCTCAGAGGAAAAGAAGGCTTTACACCCATTTTTTTCTGGGCAGTGCGAATGGATTGGATAAATTTGTCCACAAGAAAAAGTTTGAAAGTGTCACCAAGGTGTTCTCGGTCTCTGAGAAACGCATGAAGTGGTTTAGGGGTGAGGCATGGAAAAAACCTGAGATTGCCATGATGCTGAAACGTGTGTCTGGATGGACTGAAGATGGAGTGGTGTACCTTGATGGCCCTAGGAAAAAAAGATTCAACATCCTACCTCTTCATGTGCCTTCAGTGCCTCATAGTAATGAGAACATCACTTTCTACCTTGGGTTTACCTACAGAGGCCCTGTTGCCTGCAACATCCTTGTAAAAAAATAG
- the LOC109985841 gene encoding serine/threonine-protein kinase/endoribonuclease IRE1-like: MSGLAHLHSLNIVHRDLKPHNILVSMPNAHGRVRAMISDFGLCKKLAVGRHSFSRRSGVPGTEGWIAPEVLSEDCKDNPTCAVDVFSAGCVFYYVVSQGSHPYGKSLQRQANILLGSHNLDHLQTDKHGDIVARDLIEQMLSMEPQRRPAAESVLKHPFFWSLEKELQFFQDVSDRIEKEPLDGPIVRQLERGGRAVVKSDWREHITVPLQTDLRKFRSYKGGSVRDLMRAMRNKKHHYRELPAEVQETLGSIPDDFVSYFTSRFPHLLMHTYLAMRTCASERPFLPYYSTAEQNAKTQAEYTHLRPQRQNEPCTQHLPTHTSSNASQPQEPAHSLQPVQVDHTVTNGPSPSSLPDEPVASDLAVQTVQPAELTLSTHVDSHSQTVNLTSASESATDPLRQSELHTLPDPSSPDTQPV, encoded by the exons ATGTCAGGACTGGCCCACCTGCATTCTCTCAACATTG TCCACAGAGACCTGAAACCTCACAACATCCTGGTGTCCATGCCCAATGCCCACGGTCGGGTCCGGGCCATGATCTCAGACTTCGGCCTGTGTAAGAAGCTGGCGGTGGGTCGtcacagtttcagcagacggTCCGGCGTGCCGGGCACAGAAGGCTGGATCGCCCCCGAAGTTCTCAGTGAGGACTGCAAAGACAACCCG ACGTGCGCCGTCGACGTCTTCTCTGCTGGTTGTGTGTTCTACTACGTGGTGTCTCAGGGAAGCCACCCGTACGGCAAGTCTTTACAGAGACAAGCAAACATCTTACTGGGCTCACACAACCTGGACCATCTGCAGACTGACAAACACG GGGACATTGTAGCCAGAGATCTCATAGAGCAGATGTTGAGCATGGAGCCACAGAGGAGACCTGCAGCTGAGAGCGTTCTCAAACACCCTTTCTTCTGGAGCCTGGAGAAGGAGCTGCAGTTCTTTCAG GATGTGAGTGACAGAATAGAAAAGGAGCCACTGGACGGACCAATCGTgagacagctggagagaggagggagggctgTTGTGAAGAGTGACTGGAGGGAGCATATCACAGTGCCACTGCAGACAG ATCTGCGGAAGTTCCGTTCCTATAAAGGTGGATCGGTCAGAGACCTGATGCGTGCAATGAGAAACAAG AAACACCATTACAGAGAGTTGCCTGCAGAGGTACAAGAGACTCTGGGCTCCATCCCTGATGACTTTGTCTCTTACTTCACCTCCCGATTCCCCCACCTGCTCATGCACACCTACCTGGCCATGCGGACATGTGCATCAGAGAGGCCGTTCCTGCCTTACTACTCCACTGCTGAGCAGAATGCAAAAACACAAGCCGAATACACACACCTCAGACCACAGAGACAAAATGAGCCGTGCACTCAACACctgccaacacacacatcatcaaaCGCCTCACAACCACAGGAACCTGCACATTCTCTACAGCCGGTGCAGGTCGATCACACGGTAACAAATGGACCATCGCCCTCTTCATTACCAGATGAGCCAGTAGCTTCAGATTTAGCAGTTCAGACAGTGCAGCCAGCAGAGTTAACACTTTCCACACACGTGGACTCACACAGTCAAACGGTGAATCTCACATCTGCCTCAGAATCAGCTACAGATCCTCTCAGGCAGTCTGAGTTGCACACACTGCCAGATCCTTCCTCACCGGACACACAACCAGTGTGA